A DNA window from Phoenix dactylifera cultivar Barhee BC4 chromosome 13, palm_55x_up_171113_PBpolish2nd_filt_p, whole genome shotgun sequence contains the following coding sequences:
- the LOC103709692 gene encoding endoglucanase 9-like: MSMYGRDPWGGPLEISNADSATDDDRSRNLDLDRAALSTSSRPLDETQQSWLLAGPGEQGKTKKKYVDLGCLIVSRKIFIWTVGTIVATAALAGFVTLIVKTVPRHHHPQPPPDNYTLALHKALMFFNAQRSGRLPKHNNVSWRGNSGMKDGISDPSYGRSLVGGFYDAGDAIKFNFPASFAMTMLSWSVIEYSAKYEAAGELNHVKEIIKWGTDYLLKTFNNSADTIDRVAAQVGIGDTSGATTPNDHYCWMRPEDIDYPRPVYVCHSCSDLAAEMAAALAAASIVFKDNKAYSQKLVHGAATVWKFARDQRGRYSPRGSDPSLFYNSTSYWDEFVWGGSWMYLATGNSSYLYLSTHPTLAKHAGAFWGGPDYGVFSWDSKLPGAQVLLARLRLFLSPGYPYEEMLRTFHNQTSIIMCSYLPIFTSFNRTKGGFIELNHGRPQPLQYIVNAAFLAAVYSDYLDAADTPGWYCGPDFYSTKVLRDFARTQIDYMLGKNPRKMSYVVGFGNRYAKHVHHRGASIPKNGVRYSCKGGWKWRDTKRPNPHTIFGAMVAGPDRHDGFRDVRTNYNYTEPTLAGNAGLVAALIALSGEKNGVDKNTIFSAVPPMFPTPPPPPASWKP, translated from the exons ATGAGTATGTACGGGAGAGATCCGTGGGGCGGGCCGCTGGAGATATCGAACGCGGACTCGGCGACGGACGACGATCGGAGCCGGAATCTGGATTTGGACCGGGCGGCGCTGTCGACGTCGTCGCGGCCGCTGGACGAGACCCAGCAGAGCTGGCTCCTGGCTGGTCCCGGGGAACAGGggaagacgaagaagaagtaCGTCGACCTCGGGTGTCTCATCGTCAGCCGGAAGATCTTCATCTGGACCGTGGGCACCATCGTCGCCACCGCCGCCCTCGCTGGGTTTGTTACTCTCATCGTCAAGACCGTCCCCCGCCACCACCACCCCCAGCCGCCGCCGGACAACTACACCCTCGCCCTTCACAAGGCCCTCATGTTCTTCAACGCCCAGCGAT CTGGGCGGCTTCCCAAGCATAACAACGTGTCCTGGAGAGGTAATTCCGGGATGAAGGACGGCATCTCCGACCCGTCCTACGGGAGGAGCCTCGTCGGGGGCTTCTACGACGCCGGAGATGCTATCAAGTTCAACTTCCCAGCCTCCTTCGCCATGACCATGCTGAGCTGGAGCGTGATCGAGTACAGCGCCAAGTACGAGGCTGCCGGCGAGCTCAACCATGTCAAGGAGATCATCAAGTGGGGCACCGATTACCTCCTCAAGACCTTCAACAACTCCGCCGACACCATTGATCGGGTCGCCGCCCAG GTTGGGATCGGAGACACTTCAGGAGCAACGACACCGAATGACCATTACTGCTGGATGAGGCCGGAGGACATCGACTACCCGAGGCCAGTCTATGTGTGCCACAGCTGCTCGGATCTCGCTGCGGAGATGGCTGCAGCTCTGGCTGCGGCATCCATTGTGTTCAAGGACAACAAGGCCTACTCCCAGAAGCTCGTCCATGGCGCAGCGACGGTCTGGAAGTTTGCGAGGGATCAGAGGGGGAGGTACAGCCCCAGGGGATCAGACCCCTCACTCTTCTACAATTCAACCAGTTACTGGGATGAGTTCGTGTGGGGTGGGTCATGGATGTATCTAGCAACGGGCAATTCTTCGTACCTTTATTTGTCTACTCATCCCACTCTCGCAAAGCATGCTGGTGCCTTCTGGGGCGGTCCAGATTATGGGGTGTTCAGCTGGGACAGCAAGCTCCCTGGTGCTCAA GTTCTTCTTGCCAGATTGAGGCTATTCTTGAGTCCTGGATATCCTTATGAAGAAATGTTGAGAACTTTCCACAACCAGACCAGCATCATCATGTGCTCTTATCTACCTATTTTCACCTCTTTCAACCGAACAAAAG GTGGTTTCATAGAGCTGAACCATGGAAGACCACAGCCCCTTCAGTACATAGTCAATGCAGCTTTTCTTGCGGCTGTCTACAGTGACTATCTTGATGCTGCAGATACTCCAGGATGGTATTGTGGTCCCGATTTCTACTCTACCAAGGTCCTTCGTGATTTTGCCCGGACCCAG ATTGACTATATGCTGGGCAAAAATCCCCGGAAGATGAGCTATGTTGTGGGATTTGGAAACCGCTACGCTAAGCATGTTCACCATCGAGGAGCATCCATTCCCAAGAATGGTGTTAGGTATAGCTGTAAAGGAGGATGGAAGTGGAGGGACACTAAGAGGCCAAATCCTCACACAATTTTTGGAGCTATGGTTGCTGGTCCTGATAGACATGATGGGTTTCGAGATGTTCGTACCAACTACAACTATACCGAGCCTACTCTTGCAGGCAATGCTGGTCTGGTTGCAGCACTAATAGCTTTATCTGGtgagaagaatggagtggaTAAGAACACTATATTCTCTGCAGTTCCACCGATGTTTCCAACTCCCCCGCCACCCCCTGCATCATGGAAACCTTGA
- the LOC103709693 gene encoding vacuolar protein-sorting-associated protein 37 homolog 1-like isoform X1, with product MMNWRIPIFGGTQQQQSQSNFQDIPAQSWYPPSVVNSSSRPATPSSMSGVSTHHRTSERPQSPSQGQPSPSEAAGIITCLRDKSIDELRKLLTDKEAYNAFFNSLDQVKIQNNLRDELRKETLQLARENLEKEPRIQELKNQCTIIRTTELAAAHEKLAELERQKEETLKSYSPASLLQKLHVAMNRVEEESEMLHRQLLDKEIDLQTFIQKYKKLRTVYHKRALFHLAAKTSVC from the exons ATGATGAATTGGAGAATTCCAATCTTTGG GGGTACCCAGCAACAACAGTCTCAGTCAAATTTCCAGGATATTCCTGCACAATCTTGGTACCCTCCATCAGTGGTTAATTCATCTTCACGCCCTGCCACACCGAGCAGTATGTCTGGTGTCAGTACACATCACAGAACTTCAGAGCGGCCTCAGTCACCATCACAAGGGCAGCCTTCACCTTCTGAGGCAGCAGGAATAATTACTTGTTTGAGGGATAAAAG TATCGATGAGTTGAGAAAGCTTTTAACTGACAAGGAGGCATACAATGCCTTTTTCAATTCGCTCGACCAAGTAAAAATTCAGAACAAT CTTCGTGATGAACTTCGCAAGGAGACCTTGCAACTTGCCA GGGAGAACCTAGAGAAGGAACCTCGAATTCAGGAGCTTAAGAACCAA TGCACTATCATTCGGACAACTGAGTTGGCTGCTGCCCATGAGAAGTTAGCAGAGTTGGAGAGGCAGAAGGAAGAAACCCTAAAGTCATATTCTCCAGCTTCACTTCTTCAAAAGTTGCATG TAGCAATGAATAGAGTGGAAGAGGAATCTGAAATGCTGCATAGGCAGCTCCTTGACAAGGAGATTGACCTTCAAACATTTATACAGAAGTATAAGAAGCTTCGCACCGTTTACCATAAACGGGCACTTTTCCATCTTGCTGCCAAGACTTCAGTGTGCTAA
- the LOC103709693 gene encoding vacuolar protein-sorting-associated protein 37 homolog 1-like isoform X2, with translation MSGVSTHHRTSERPQSPSQGQPSPSEAAGIITCLRDKSIDELRKLLTDKEAYNAFFNSLDQVKIQNNLRDELRKETLQLARENLEKEPRIQELKNQCTIIRTTELAAAHEKLAELERQKEETLKSYSPASLLQKLHVAMNRVEEESEMLHRQLLDKEIDLQTFIQKYKKLRTVYHKRALFHLAAKTSVC, from the exons ATGTCTGGTGTCAGTACACATCACAGAACTTCAGAGCGGCCTCAGTCACCATCACAAGGGCAGCCTTCACCTTCTGAGGCAGCAGGAATAATTACTTGTTTGAGGGATAAAAG TATCGATGAGTTGAGAAAGCTTTTAACTGACAAGGAGGCATACAATGCCTTTTTCAATTCGCTCGACCAAGTAAAAATTCAGAACAAT CTTCGTGATGAACTTCGCAAGGAGACCTTGCAACTTGCCA GGGAGAACCTAGAGAAGGAACCTCGAATTCAGGAGCTTAAGAACCAA TGCACTATCATTCGGACAACTGAGTTGGCTGCTGCCCATGAGAAGTTAGCAGAGTTGGAGAGGCAGAAGGAAGAAACCCTAAAGTCATATTCTCCAGCTTCACTTCTTCAAAAGTTGCATG TAGCAATGAATAGAGTGGAAGAGGAATCTGAAATGCTGCATAGGCAGCTCCTTGACAAGGAGATTGACCTTCAAACATTTATACAGAAGTATAAGAAGCTTCGCACCGTTTACCATAAACGGGCACTTTTCCATCTTGCTGCCAAGACTTCAGTGTGCTAA
- the LOC120112896 gene encoding probable leucine-rich repeat receptor-like protein kinase At5g49770 — MGTGLLLLLAFVAGLRVSHGTTDPTDAAALRSLMDTWQNTPPSWGQSDDPCGTPWEGVSCRNSRVTVLKLSTMGLKGTLSGDIAQLSELQFLDLSYNNELGGQLTENIGNLKKLTTLILAGCSFSGKIPDEIGDLGKLTFLALNSNKFIGTIPASLGTLSNLYWLDVADNQLTGPIPISNNGAPGLDQLLHTGHFHFNKNQLSGPIPEQLFSSNMTLIHILFNGNQLTGEIPASIGLVKSLEVLRLDRNFLKGSVPSNINSLTNINELNLANNQLSGPMPNLTGMNSLNYVDLSNNTFDSSESPAWFSQLESLTALLIQSGRLYGQVPEKLFSFPQLQLVILDDNKFNGNLPMGNSISQKLQIVSFKNNALDSVTLQPRYNMTLILVGNPVCNNQLSDTTYCSLQQKQSLPYSTSLANCGPKQCPPDQSLSPSKCNCAYPYEGVMFFVGPRIRDVTDSTLFQEMERTMSIKLGLEPGSVFLENPFFSGDSNLQLQVKLFPSDGMYFNRSEILRIGFDLSNQIYRPPKNFGPYYFIASSYPFPDAEGRSSKSPGLITGISVGCALLVLGLVGAGVYALRQKKRARRAMELSKPFASWTRSGEDSGGAPQLKGARWFSLDELKKSTENFSETNQIGSGGYGKVYRGLLSSGQLVAIKRAQEGSKQGALEFKTEVELLSRVHHKNLVTLVGFCFEQEEQMLVYEFMPNGTLRESLSGKSGIKLDWKRRLRIALGSARGLAYLHELADPPIIHRDVKPSNILLDENFTAKVADFGLSKLVSDSEKGHVTTQVKGTLGYLDPEYYMTQQVTEKSDVYSFGVVMLELVTARQPLKKGKYIVREVEMAINKNDEEYYGLKEIMDPIIQNTTYLIAFRQFIELAMSCVKESAADRPTMSNVAKEIEMMLHNDGQDTNSTSTSLSATDIGKTKGDPRHPYDGSFLRNDVRSSAFEYSGGYSPSANPEPK, encoded by the exons ATGGGGACGGGCCTTCTACTGTTGCTTGCATTCGTTGCAGGCCTTCGTGTCAGTCATGGCACCACAGATCCCACAGACG CTGCTGCTCTCCGATCTCTAATGGATACATGGCAGAACACACCACCAAGTTGGGGGCAGTCAGATGATCCCTGTGGTACACCATGGGAAGGAGTCAGCTGCAGAAATTCAAGAGTGACCGTCCT GAAACTGTCGACGATGGGTCTCAAAGGTACATTAAGTGGTGACATAGCGCAACTCAGCGAACTCCAATTCCT GGACCTGTCCTACAATAATGAGCTTGGCGGGCAACTTACTGAAAATATTGGAAACCTGAAGAAGCTCACCACCTT AATCTTGGCTGGCTGCAGCTTCAGTGGTAAAATCCCAGATGAAATAGGAGATCTAGGAAAGCTCACATTCCT AGCTCTCAATTCAAATAAGTTCATTGGTACGATACCTGCTTCCCTGGGAACCCTTTCCAATCTCTACTGGCTAGATGTGGCAGACAATCAGTTAACCGGGCCGATCCCCATTTCCAATAATGGAGCCCCTGGACTGGACCAGCTTTTACACACAGGGCACTT TCATTTTAACAAGAATCAGCTATCAGGTCCCATCCCTGAACAGCTCTTTAGCTCAAATATGACGCTGATACACAT ACTTTTTAATGGAAATCAACTTACTGGGGAGATTCCAGCTTCCATAGGACTAGTAAAATCTCTGGAGGTTCT GAGACTTGACAGAAATTTTCTGAAGGGCTCAGTTCCGTCAAATATTAACAGCCTGACAAATATCAATGAACT TAATTTAGCAAACAACCAGTTAAGTGGACCAATGCCAAATCTAACTGGGATGAACTCCCTCAATTATGT GGATTTAAGCAACAACACATTTGATTCTTCAGAAAGCCCAGCTTGGTTCTCACAATTAGAATCTCTCACTGCTCT ATTGATACAATCCGGAAGGCTTTATGGGCAAGTGCCAGAAAAGCTGTTCAGCTTTCCTCAACTACAGCTAGT AATACTTGATGACAACAAATTCAATGGTAACCTTCCCATGGGCAACAGCATCAGCCAGAAATTACAGATTGTGAGCTTCAAAAATAACGCCCTTGACTCAGTCACTCTGCAGCCCAGATATAACATGACTTTAAT ACTTGTTGGAAACCCTGTGTGCAATAATCAGCTCTCAGATACTACCTATTGCAGCCTTCAGCAAAAGCAATCATTACCTTACTCCACCAGTCTCGCCAATTGTGGTCCGAAGCAGTGTCCCCCAGATCAGAGTCTCAGCCCTTCAAAATGCAACTGTGCTTATCCATACGAGGGAGTGATGTTTTTCGTAGGACCTAGAATCCGAGATGTGACAGACAGCACATTGTTCCAAGAGATGGAGAGGACCATGTCGATAAAACTTGGCCTAGAACCTGGCTCAGTGTTTCTTGAAAACCCATTCTTCAGTGGTGATTCTAATCTGCAGTTGCAAGTAAAACTCTTCCCGTCCGATGGAATGTACTTCAACCGGTCTGAGATTCTGAGAATTGGGTTTGATCTGAGCAACCAAATTTACAGACCTCCAAAAAATTTTGGACCATACTATTTCATTGCATCATCATACCCTTTCCCAG ATGCGGAAGGAAGATCCTCAAAGAGCCCTGGTTTGATCACTGGAATATCAGTTGGCTGTGCTCTCCTTGTTCTTGGACTTGTAGGAGCAGGAGTCTATGCCTTGAGACAGAAGAAACGGGCACGAAGAGCAATGGAACTAAGTAAACCTTTTG CATCATGGACTCGCAGTGGTGAAGATAGTGGTGGTGCACCACAATTGAAAGGAGCAAGATGGTTTTCACTTGATGAACTAAAGAAAAGCACCGAAAATTTTTCAGAAACTAATCAAATTGGATCAGGCGGATATGGAAAG GTCTATAGAGGATTGCTTTCCAGTGGGCAACTAGTTGCAATCAAGAGGGCACAAGAAGGATCTAAGCAAGGCGCACTTGAGTTCAAGACTGAAGTTGAGTTGCTATCTAGGGTTCATCACAAGAATCTAGTAACACTTGTAGGTTTCTGCTTCGAGCAAGAGGAGCAGATGCTGGTATATGAGTTCATGCCTAATGGAACGCTACGTGAAAGCTTGTCTG GGAAGAGTGGAATAAAACTGGACTGGAAGAGGAGACTCCGCATTGCACTAGGCTCGGCAAGAGGATTAGCTTATCTTCATGAACTTGCtgatcctccaataattcacaGAGATGTTAAGCCAAGTAATATCCTATTGGATGAGAACTTTACTGCAAAGGTTGCAGATTTTGGCCTCTCAAAATTGGTATCAGACAGTGAAAAAGGACATGTTACTACACAAGTAAAAGGAACATTG GGCTATCTAGATCCGGAGTATTACATGACACAACAGGTGACAGAGAAGAGTGATGTTTATAGCTTTGGGGTGGTGATGCTAGAGCTGGTAACAGCTAGGCAACCACTAAAGAAGGGCAAGTATATTGTTCGTGAGGTCGAGATGGCAATAAATAAAAATGATGAAGAGTACTATGGTCTCAAGGAGATAATGGATCCCATAATTCAGAATACAACATATCTCATAGCCTTCAGACAATTCATAGAATTGGCCATGTCCTGTGTCAAAGAATCAGCTGCAGACCGCCCAACAATGAGCAATGTTGCAAAGGAAATTGAGATGATGTTGCACAATGATGGTCAGGACACAAACTCAACTTCAACATCTTTATCTGCCACAGACATTGGAAAAACAAAGGGTGATCCTCGTCATCCTTACGACGGTTCATTTCTTCGAAACGATGTTAGAAGCAGTGCTTTCGAATACAGTGGCGGATACTCTCCGTCAGCAAATCCTGAACCCAAGTAG
- the LOC103709694 gene encoding repressor of RNA polymerase III transcription MAF1 homolog, with translation MKFLEYTPLDSINLFLNHLNLGESTIKGNLEAFSCKHTGTDRKLSLSLEHEILDYLGQSSDSDPSSPVEYLSSRSSRRTLIYLVLTLSHMYPDYDFSAIRAHLFFREEEWETFKQIYDTYLFEAAREWAIAHGGCSLLESMTKAIDEVVKLNECEIYSYNPDFDGDPFLEKGAIWSFNFFFYNRKLKRVVSFRCCCISNLATEGFLADEMFGEEEEEDLFIGMDM, from the exons ATGAAGTTTCTCGAATACACTCCTTTAGACAG TATAAATCTTTTCCTCAATCATTTGAATCTTGGAGAAAGTACTATCAAGGGGAATCTTGAAGCATTCTCAT GTAAACATACAGGGACTGACCGAAAGCTCTCGCTTAGCTTAGAGCATGAG ATTCTTGACTACCTTGGGCAATCTTCTGATAGCGACCCTTCATCTCCTGTGGAGTATTTGTCTAGTAGATCAAG TCGGAGAACATTGATATATCTGGTTCTTACTCTTAGTCATATGTATCCAGATTACGATTTCAG TGCAATACGAGCCCATCTGTTTTTCAGAGAAGAAGAGTGGGAGACTTTCAAGCAGATATATGACACCTACTTGTTTGAAGCAGCTAGG GAATGGGCTATAGCTCATGGAGGTTGTTCCCTTCTGGAAAGCATGACCAAGGCCATTGATGAG GTCGTAAAACTGAATGAGTGTGAGATCTACAGCTACAACCCAGACTTTGATGGGGACCCTTTCCTGGAGAAGGGAGCTAT ATGGTcgttcaatttctttttctataaTAGGAAGCTGAAGCGGGTTGTCAGCTTCCGGTGTTGTTGCATAAG CAACCTGGCAACAGAGGGCTTTCTTGCTGATGAGATGTTCggcgaggaagaagaggaggacctGTTCATTGGCATGGATATGTGA